A region of the Primulina huaijiensis isolate GDHJ02 unplaced genomic scaffold, ASM1229523v2 scaffold207090, whole genome shotgun sequence genome:
GCGAGAAAATTTCCTGAAATAGCACTCAGCAGCCGGTTCCTAGCAATGGCACGCTCGTAGAGTTACAGGATTTACAATGTCAAGAAATAGAACACACATTTGCCACATTTCGAAGGCTTATATTGACCACTTAATTAACATGTACTTATTGTTTGCTCGGAACCACCGAGGACCAGTGTCTTATGTCCAGAGATTGCATTGGTGTTTGCTACATTGATTTCACTGAAAATGAAGGAAACAGTGTGCATAACGAACCACGGACCATTATGTCTAACCGATGTAATGGGAAGAGTTGGATTTCAAATGCATCGAAATATGTTGGTGATGAATACCATGGCGTAACACATGTAAATATGGTAGAAATTAATACCTGAAGCATTATTTTGCTGACTTGGTCAGACATATTTCTAGTCTCCATCTCTCACAAGTAATCGGAGAAAATGGGACCTACGTTGTCCTCATTACCGCTACTTTGATCGCTATTGTAACTATGCTCGGGCGAAAAAGAACAAGGGGATCCCTCAGATGTATGACTTCCTATCAGTGAGGGTAGATTCATATCATTGTCGCTGCTGGTCATCGGTTCTTCTACAAAACTGAAAACCAGAAACAGGAatcagaaaagaatgaaatcgaCACCCAAAATTGCATGCAAATGGAAAACAAATAGAGAAATTCCGTACCTTCCTTCTGTAGGAAAATCCGCAAGCACGCATAAATGAGGCCTTTCTTGCAATAAAAGTCCTAACGACGTAAAACTGCATAATCGTGTACAAATGACCGTTATAGATTATGATAGAAGATGTGAAAATTTCCCACACAAAATTCAAGATATCTCTAAATAGACCTTGGGGAGTAACATCGATGATACCAATCATCATCAGAAGCAAGTCCCTCTCGATTTGACACATCCTGTTAACAGCCAAACAAGTATTACACACTGAAAGCTTAAAGGGAATAAAGACAGGAAACAAGGTGCATTTGGATTGAGGCATATGAAATCATGGATTGCACATTTGACTGTTGGATGAATTTGTACtgctaaaattttcaaatccacCCTTCATTAATTtagttaaatataataataatttggacTTGAAATTACCCAAGATTTgtgaaatttcaaattcattcctCAATCATTCCCCAAATCAAATTTCTTCCTTCAAATGTACCCACAAGATTGATCACGACTAGGGATGCAAGCGAGTGTGAACGGCTTAGTCAAAACTCAACTCGAACTTGATCTGACCGAGTTCGAGTCAGAGCTACCAGAGTaactatatattaatttttttagaagatATATAATCTATAGGTATTTTGGTCcatataaatacaaaatttacacCTTAAATTATGCTACAAATATTTTCGAAGTTTTCGAACAGAAACTCGAGTAACTCGATATTTTACAAGTCGAGCTCTAGTTTGAAATTGAATACTCGATTGAGTTGAGCTCGAGTAACTCGTATTACTCGAGCTCGATTTGTGTGCACCCCTAGATACGGCGAGGAATCGCTATATACTCACAAGGTGCCTAAGGTATTTGAAGCGTCCTCCAAGAATTGCCGACAGCAACCGTGAAACTT
Encoded here:
- the LOC140966551 gene encoding F-box protein SKIP17-like encodes the protein MHLREAEVSRLLSAILGGRFKYLRHLDVSNREGLASDDDWYHRCYSPSFTSLGLLLQERPHLCVLADFPTEGSFVEEPMTSSDNDMNLPSLIGSHTSEGSPCSFSPEHSYNSDQSSGNEDNVGPIFSDYL